The Scophthalmus maximus strain ysfricsl-2021 chromosome 7, ASM2237912v1, whole genome shotgun sequence genome includes a window with the following:
- the LOC118315239 gene encoding protogenin B-like, whose amino-acid sequence MAKFKMKVHRPWLLFVFFLPLSGVFCFSELSFITEPSDVTALPKDPAVLDCQAHGQPPVTIRWLKNGVRLAESEHIQFLPNGSLYIPKIKHTKGDSDEGFYQCLSQNKYGAILSQRSHLTIASISDFVLHPVPVVVTEGSVARFSCAVVSSPPATITWELNQSTLPLQTDRITVLPNGVLQIHNVQLEDAGQYRCVATNIGSRLKSREAMLTVNQGAGPKPQQRPRIIAGPQNVTVSLHQTVVLECVATGNPWPIISWSRADSKPIDVYNAKVLGNGNLVITDVSAKHSGVYLCRATTPGTRNYTIAAANITVLEPPSIVERPESQTRPRAGTARFMCQAEGLPPPRISWLKNGEEVHLNGRIKMYNSKLVITQIIPEDDAIYQCVAESEQGSVLSLARLIVVMSEDRPSAPRNIHAETISSSAILLAWERPLYNADKVIAYSIHYMKAEGLNNEEYQVVIGNDTTSYIIDDLEPARNYSFYIVAYMPMGASRMSDQVSQHTLEDVPLRTPELSLTSHSSTDIQVSWQPLPAKVSRGQLSAYRLSYRTAADSTVASVELPQNSTEHLLQGLQPDTIYLLRMAAATRVGWCEPSAWTSHRTPKTSSNKVPSAPVLQLEPLNCTSIVARWQTSTESVAVQGYQLCYHEAGQPEQPNIILQAQRNTYTISGLDPRRKYHVKILALSQAGDGYQTDQTVSTPGCVSARDQPAAAPPPPDHVMVLATNSSAVSLRWGRPAFPSGKAVSYTVRCTPVGTHNASAIRYIQTTKQSVLVQKLDPNTRYEFVVRLHVDQMSSPWSSVVYNRTLPAAPSHPPAGVRVTLIEDDTALVSWREPTEPNVVVTHYTILYASHKAWMAGHWQIMQREGSHTMALLEKLEAGNVYLVKISASNQVGDGPFSNIVELPLKRGNSHRSKNPRHSDIFPDTAVFSDDHYNLDQRSMTGIIVGVSIALACIVMCALILLSKGRPRKASSHKVIAVGGGDGPHAGVSLPGERHTDNVEALIPMMSGHILDATGGSNIVINSGGPVSNTNQSKRWLLFNREIGNPAESDVESRASLYEAGKTVLRYDEHLGPLPPSSREIIYGPFHSESSHSSEGSQETGDSGHYSNEESNEEMSNPSTSQSSRPESFGPNDGTAVIELKQSFEVEFEKTLSHPLHHSALDASQLCCTSEGSHPALHISHAEEC is encoded by the exons ATGGCCAAGTTTAAGATGAAAGTCCACCGGCCGtggctgctttttgttttctttcttcctttgtccG gtgttttctgtttcagcGAGTTGTCCTTCATCACGGAGCCCAGTGATGTTACTGCACTACCAAAGGACCCCGCTGTGTTGGACTGTCAGGCTCACGGGCAGCCGCCAGTCACCATCAGGTGGCTAAAGAATGGAGTTCGGCTGGCAGAGAGTGAGCACATCCAGTTTCTGCCCAACGGCTCCTTGTACATACCAAAGATAAAGCATACCAAGGGGGATTCAGATGAAGGATTCTACCAGTGCCTCTCGCAGAACAAATATGGAGCTATCCTAAGCCAAAGATCACATCTGACTATCGCAA GTATCTCAGATTTTGTGTTGCATCCTGTGCCTGTGGTGGTGACTGAGGGGTCAGTGGCACGGTTCTCCTGTGCAGTCGTCTCCAGCCCTCCTGCCACCATCACCTGGGAGCTCAACCAAAGCACATTAccactacagacagacag aatTACAGTTTTGCCCAATGGAGTTCTTCAGATTCACAATGTTCAATTGGAAGATGCTGGGCAGTATCGATGTGTGGCAACTAACATCGGTAGCCGTTTGAAGAGCAGAGAAGCCATGCTGACAGTCAACCAGG GTGCAGGTCCTAAACCACAGCAGAGGCCCAGAATCATTGCTGGACCTCAGAATGTCACAGTTTCTCTTCACCAAACTGTGGTGCTGGAGTGTGTGGCCACAGGCAACCCCTGGCCCATCATCTCCTGGAGCCGTGCTGACAGTAAACCCATCGATGTGTACAATGCCAAAGTGCTGGGCAATGGGAACCTGGTCATTACTGATGTCAGCGCCAAGCACAGTGGGGTCTACCTCTGCAGGGCCACCACTCCTGGAACCCGCAACTACACTATTGCTGCAGCCAACATCACAGTTCTAG AGCCGCCATCCATAGTGGAGAGGCCCGAGAGCCAGACCCGTCCAAGAGCAGGCACTGCTAGGTTTATGTGCCAAGCAGAGGGCCTGCCCCCGCCACGCATCAGCTGGCTAAAAAATGGGGAAGAGGTTCACCTAAATGGAAGGATTAAAATGTATAACAG TAAATTGGTGATTACCCAGATCATCCCCGAGGATGATGCCATCTATCAATGTGTGGCAGAGAGTGAACAGGGCTCTGTGCTGTCCTTGGCTCGCCTTATTGTCGTCATGTCCGAGGACAGGCCCAGTGCACCGAGAAATATCCATGCTGAGACCATCTCAAGCTCTGCTATCTTACTGGCCTGGGAGAGACCACTCTACAATGCAGACAAAGTCATCGCCTACTCCATCCATTACATGAAGGCTGAAG GGCTAAACAACGAAGAATACCAAGTCGTTATTGGCAACGACACGACCAGCTACATCATCGATGATCTTGAGCCAGCTCGAAACTACAGCTTTTACATCGTGGCTTATATGCCAATGGGAGCCAGTCGTATGTCCGACCAAGTCAGTCAACATACCCTGGAGGATG TGCCTTTGCGTACCCCAGAGCTAAGTCTGACCAGCCACAGCTCGACAGATATCCAGGTGAGCTGGCAGCCGCTGCCAGCCAAGGTGAGCCGTGGCCAGTTGTCCGCATACAGACTCTCCTATCGCACAGCTGCAGACAGCActgttgcttctgtggagctACCTCAGAACAGCACCGAACATCTGCTGCAGGGCCTGCAGCCTGACACCATCTATTTGCTCCGTATGGCTGCGGCCACCCGCGTGGGCTGGTGTGAGCCCTCAGCCTGGACCTCGCACCGTACACCCAAGACCTCCAGCAACAAAG TGCCTTCAGCTCCTGTTCTTCAACTTGAGCCACTCAACTGCACCTCCATTGTGGCACGTTGGCAAACCTCCACAGAATCTGTGGCTGTCCAGGGTTACCAGCTGTGTTACCATGAAGCAGGTCAACCAGAGCAGCCCAACATCATACTGCAGGCTCAAAGAAACACCTACACCATCAGTGGCCTTG ATCCAAGGAGAAAGTATCATGTCAAGATTCTGGCTCTCAGTCAAGCGGGAGATGGCTATCAGACAGACCAAACAGTTAGCACTCCGGGATGTGTGT CAGCAAGAGACCAACCGGCAGCAGCCCCCCCACCTCCAGACCATGTGATGGTCTTGGCCACCAATTCATCTGCTGTATCTCTGCGTTGGGGCCGTCCTGCTTTCCCCTCTGGAAAGGCTGTTAGCTATACAGTCCGCTGTACACCCGTGGGCACCCACAATGCCTCTGCCATACGCTACATACAAAC AACCAAACAGAGCGTCCTGGTTCAGAAATTGGATCCAAACACTCGCTATGAGTTTGTTGTGCGTCTCCATGTGGATCAGATGTCGAGTCCCTGGAGTTCTGTCGTTTACAATCGAACCCTACCAGCAG CACCTAGCCATCCACCTGCAGGAGTACGAGTGACTCTGATCGAGGATGACACTGCTCTGGTGTCCTGGAGGGAGCCCACAGAGCCCAATGTGGTGGTTACACACTACACCATCCTGTATGCTTCACACAAAGCCTGGATGGCTGGACACTGGCAAATAATGCAGAGGGAGG GAAGCCATACGATGGCCCtgctggagaagctggaggCGGGAAATGTCTACCTGGTCAAGATCTCTGCCTCCAATCAGGTTGGTGACGGGCCTTTCTCTAACATCGTGGAGCTGCCACTTAAGCGGGGAAACTCCCACCGCAGCAAGAACCCCAGGCACTCTGACATCTTCCCAGACACAGCAG TGTTCTCTGATGATCACTACAACTTAGACCAGAGGTCCATGACAGGGATTATCGTTGGTGTGAGCATCGCCTTGGCCTGTATTGTTATGTGTGCCTTAATCCTCCTCAGCAAGGGTAGACCAAG AAAGGCCTCCAGTCACAAAGTGATTGCTGTAGGAGGTGGTGATGGTCCACATGCTGGTGTGTCCCTGCCCGGTGAACGCCACACAGATAATGTGGAGGCTCTTATACCCATGATGAGTGGTCACATTTTAGATGCCACG GGTGGATCTAATATAGTCATAAATAGTGGCGGTCCAGTCAGCAACACTAATCAAAGCAAGAGGTGGCTGCTCTTCAATAGGGAGATCGGAAATCCAGCTGAAAGTGAT GTGGAGAGTAGAGCCAGCTTGTATGAGGCTGGTAAAACCGTTCTGAGGTATGACGAGCATTTAGGCCCCCTGCCGCCTTCCTCCCGGGAGATCATCTATGGACCATTTCATTCGGAGAGCTCTCACTCCAGCGAGGGCAGCCAAGAGACGGGAGACTCGGGACACTACTCCAACGAAGAAAGCAACGAAGAGATGAGCAATCCTTCGACAAGCCAGAGCTCCAGACCAGAGTCTTTTGGGCCAAATGATGGAACTGCTGTCATTGAGCTGAAGCAGTCTTTTGAAGTGGAATTTGAGAAGACGCTGAGTCATCCCCTCCATCACTCCGCCCTTGATGCCTCCCAGCTCTGCTGCACCTCGGAGGGCTCTCATCCCGCCCTGCACATATCCCATGCAGAAGAATGCTGA
- the arpp19b gene encoding cAMP-regulated phosphoprotein 19b, which yields MSEEVEDTRTSEDQQEMEDKVISPEKAEEAKLKARYPNLGAKPGGSDLLRKRLQKGQKYFDSGDYNMAKAKIKNKQLPSAPTEKTEITGGHIPTPQDLPQRKTSIVASKLAG from the exons ATGTCTGAGGAGGTGGAAGACACGAGGACTTCAGAAGACCAGCAG GAAATGGAGGACAAAGTAATCAGTCCCGAGAAAGCAGAGGAGGCCAAGCTGAAGGCCAGGTATCCCAACCTCGGAGCCAAGCCCGGGGGCTCAGACTTGCTCAGGAAAAGACTTCAGAAGGGG CAAAAGTATTTTGACTCTGGTGACTACAATATGGCCAAAGCGAAAATAAAGAATAAGCAGTTGCCATCAGCCCCAACGGAGAAGACCGAGATCACGGGGGGCCACATCCCCACACCTCAGGACCTGCCTCAAAGAAAGACTTCAATTGTGGCCAGCAAGCTGGCTGGTTGA
- the rsl24d1 gene encoding probable ribosome biogenesis protein RLP24, with the protein MRIEKCYFCSGPVYPGHGVTFVRNDCKSFKFCRSKCHKNFKKKRNPRKTRWTKAFRKATGKELTVDNSLEFEKRRNIPVKYNRQLWDKTVEAMKRVEEIKHKRQSRFIMNRLKKGKQLEKEEAISEVKKNIHLIKAPHAGKPKKMEEKMVQKLQEDVDMGDEDN; encoded by the exons ATGCGCATCGAAAAATGTTATTTCTGCTCGGGGCCGGTGTACCCGGGACACGGAGTGACGTTTGTACGCAACGACTGTAAG tcaTTCAAATTCTGCAGATCAAAATGCCACAAGAACTTCAAGAAGAAGCGGAACCCAAGAAAAACCAGATGGACCAAGGCATTCAGAAAGGCGACAGGAAAGGAGCTGACAGTG GATAACTCTTTGGAATTCGAGAAACGCAGAAATATACCTGTGAAATATAACCGGCAGCTGTGGGACAAGACAG TGGAAGCAATGAAGAGGgtggaggaaataaaacacaaacgaCAGTCAAGATTTATCATGAACAG ATTAAAGAAGGGCAAACAGTTGGAGAAGGAAGAGGCCATCAGCgaggtgaagaaaaacattcaccTCATCAAAGCTCCACATGCAG gaaagcccaaaaaaatggaagagaaaatggTGCAGAAGTTGCAAGAAGATGTCGACATGGGGGATGAGGATAATTAA